Proteins found in one Micromonospora sp. WMMD1082 genomic segment:
- a CDS encoding terminase family protein — MLLSYPDPALMTDAELAAYLREVSEVQGMVRYDWRRHARPEQMEPAYYRIWMLLAGRGFGKTRTGAETVRGWAGTRPGGHYAVIAKTHREVYNVCFTARRAGLLAVIPPKQVRTFNKSEPYLELTNGAIIRGFGAQDPDTLRGYDFDGCWLDEYSAWPLQTAQGVFDMLWFCMREAPKPRMVISTTPKPLPHVKKLLVRAKKQLARSRRPRVVITRGKTMDNAANLSPEALEELLEQYGGTRLGRQELNAEMLSDVDGALWMSAWIEAGRVDKDDVPPLVRTVVSVDPADTVSETSDETGIVAVGRGEDGDHYVLADRSMKIAGVAAARRIWQCYLDVDADVVIYEGSSAWLRDILVDAWVAMQTEGLLPGGDPPIDVVQARQSKRVRAEPVAARYEVVPPRVHHVGTFPALEDQQTTWTPESGNSPDRLDALVHGVAYLRAKESRRAVVASPLGPRIPPRSGPP, encoded by the coding sequence ATGCTTCTGTCGTACCCGGACCCGGCGCTGATGACGGACGCCGAGCTGGCCGCGTACCTGCGCGAGGTGTCCGAGGTGCAGGGCATGGTCCGGTACGACTGGCGGCGCCATGCGCGACCGGAGCAGATGGAGCCGGCGTACTACCGGATCTGGATGCTGCTCGCCGGCCGTGGCTTCGGTAAGACCCGCACCGGCGCGGAGACGGTACGCGGCTGGGCCGGGACGCGGCCGGGCGGGCACTACGCGGTGATCGCGAAGACACACCGCGAGGTCTACAACGTGTGCTTCACCGCCAGGCGGGCCGGGCTGCTGGCGGTGATCCCGCCGAAGCAGGTGCGGACGTTCAACAAGAGCGAGCCGTACCTGGAACTCACGAACGGCGCGATCATTCGCGGGTTCGGCGCGCAGGACCCGGACACGCTGCGCGGTTACGACTTTGACGGTTGCTGGCTCGACGAGTACTCGGCCTGGCCGTTGCAGACCGCACAGGGTGTGTTCGACATGCTGTGGTTCTGCATGCGCGAGGCGCCCAAGCCGCGCATGGTCATCTCGACCACCCCGAAGCCGTTGCCGCACGTGAAAAAGCTGCTGGTGCGGGCGAAGAAGCAGTTGGCGCGCAGCCGCCGGCCCCGGGTGGTCATCACCCGCGGCAAGACGATGGACAACGCCGCGAACCTGTCGCCGGAGGCGTTGGAGGAGTTGCTGGAGCAGTACGGCGGCACCCGGCTGGGCCGGCAGGAACTTAACGCCGAAATGCTGTCGGACGTCGACGGCGCACTGTGGATGTCCGCGTGGATCGAGGCCGGCCGGGTCGACAAGGACGATGTGCCGCCGCTGGTCCGCACAGTCGTCAGCGTCGACCCGGCGGACACGGTGTCGGAGACGAGCGACGAGACGGGCATCGTCGCGGTCGGCCGAGGCGAGGACGGCGACCACTACGTGCTGGCCGACCGGAGCATGAAGATCGCCGGGGTGGCCGCCGCCCGGCGGATCTGGCAGTGCTACCTGGACGTCGACGCCGACGTGGTGATCTACGAGGGGTCGTCGGCGTGGCTGCGGGACATCCTGGTCGACGCCTGGGTGGCCATGCAGACGGAGGGGCTGCTGCCGGGCGGTGACCCGCCGATCGACGTGGTGCAGGCCCGCCAGTCGAAGCGGGTACGCGCCGAGCCGGTGGCGGCTCGGTACGAGGTTGTTCCGCCACGGGTGCACCACGTCGGCACGTTCCCGGCGTTGGAGGACCAGCAGACGACGTGGACGCCGGAGTCCGGGAACTCCCCGGACCGGCTGGACGCGCTGGTGCACGGGGTGGCGTACCTGCGGGCAAAGGAGTCTCGCCGTGCGGTCGTTGCCTCGCCACTCGGACCGCGGATCCCACCACGCTCAGGACCGCCGTGA
- a CDS encoding ATP-binding protein: MPTLRNCRLEQLLGGPIDESLTYKQVTGLIPGTAEGPDLDFKRDTYGSRDKDRKALCGDVGGLANANGGLLILGMAEDSQGRATKDEGVDISDAERLRLHQTVVANVQPTPTFDIIPVEDPDRPGTGFLIIWVARTATAPHAYIQNNSLLYPRRIGTQTVWLSEALVAEAYRARFVGLTNRIEEAARLEADFASRHAADELLVVVTLVPDVPGGFTVDTAALRAFELSNASHTAGAFGNPVRRFTRSTVRHRRLVGVGTFKPSTPYSRGACELHENGGGTFSTAVGSTVSGNEDPSARLVDTQWLTLGVGAGLQFLAHHARDRAAAGGLATVRATIWPISNRPIALVSNVGWPNEQIGSDTIIEQPYADTVADIDDLCAGDRGLVATTHRLTSELFQAFGAPEVAQVTAEGAIRIRHWHRSSQAAITRWAEESGVQVLTETLG, from the coding sequence ATGCCGACACTGAGGAATTGCCGACTCGAACAGCTCCTCGGTGGACCCATCGACGAATCCCTGACCTATAAGCAGGTCACGGGCCTCATCCCGGGCACCGCCGAAGGCCCCGACCTGGACTTCAAGCGCGACACATACGGCAGCCGGGACAAGGACCGGAAGGCGCTGTGCGGCGATGTCGGCGGCTTGGCCAACGCCAACGGCGGCCTGCTCATCCTCGGCATGGCGGAGGACAGTCAAGGCCGCGCCACGAAGGACGAAGGCGTCGACATCAGCGACGCCGAGCGCCTCCGGCTCCACCAGACCGTCGTCGCCAACGTCCAGCCGACTCCGACGTTCGACATCATCCCGGTCGAGGATCCCGACCGGCCCGGCACCGGTTTCCTCATCATCTGGGTCGCCCGGACGGCGACAGCCCCACACGCCTACATCCAGAACAACTCGCTGCTCTACCCCAGGCGCATCGGCACCCAGACTGTATGGCTGTCCGAGGCACTGGTGGCCGAGGCGTACCGGGCACGGTTCGTCGGATTGACCAACCGCATTGAGGAGGCTGCCCGCCTCGAAGCTGACTTCGCCTCGCGCCATGCGGCCGACGAATTGCTCGTGGTGGTCACCCTCGTTCCGGACGTGCCGGGCGGATTCACCGTCGACACCGCTGCCCTGAGGGCCTTCGAGCTCAGCAATGCCAGCCACACTGCCGGTGCTTTCGGCAATCCAGTACGCCGCTTCACCCGGTCGACAGTGCGGCATCGCCGGCTGGTAGGTGTCGGCACGTTCAAGCCCAGCACGCCTTACAGCCGTGGGGCATGTGAACTCCATGAGAACGGCGGTGGCACCTTCTCCACTGCCGTTGGTTCGACGGTGTCCGGAAACGAGGACCCCAGCGCCCGCCTCGTAGACACACAGTGGCTGACCCTCGGCGTGGGAGCCGGCCTCCAGTTCCTCGCCCACCACGCACGCGACCGGGCTGCGGCCGGAGGGCTCGCGACCGTCCGAGCCACAATCTGGCCCATCAGTAATCGACCTATCGCGCTCGTGTCCAACGTCGGCTGGCCGAACGAACAGATTGGCTCCGACACGATCATTGAGCAGCCGTACGCCGACACAGTCGCCGACATCGACGACCTCTGCGCCGGGGACAGGGGCCTGGTCGCGACGACGCATCGGCTCACCAGTGAGCTGTTTCAAGCGTTCGGCGCACCTGAGGTAGCACAGGTCACTGCGGAAGGAGCAATCCGCATCCGGCACTGGCATCGGTCCAGCCAGGCAGCCATCACCCGCTGGGCCGAGGAATCGGGCGTCCAAGTGCTCACCGAGACGCTGGGCTGA
- a CDS encoding ParB N-terminal domain-containing protein, which produces MSDIDELPGPADAGPLNLRPATVAPADLTLLEVNARYMRKETFDRLVANVRRDGALTSTPLVWNDEVSGRMVVLSGNHRIMAAREAGLEQVSVIVVDQPLTRARQVALQLSHNAIEGEDDPATLKHLYDELDDVDWRAYSGLDDKQLDLLAQVDLEGLSEANLDFATVQLVFLPHELDAARGSFEEARRIVQADVRWLAGYAEYETTLDALATAHGAHNVGNVATALGLILQVFERHLGELRDGVWFDPESGESIGAAGRLVPVETIIETRSMPADAAAVLTRAVNKLVAAGEVPADQRWRALELLAADYLAGA; this is translated from the coding sequence GTGAGCGACATCGACGAGCTGCCCGGACCCGCCGACGCCGGCCCGCTGAACCTGCGGCCCGCAACGGTCGCCCCGGCCGACCTGACGCTGCTGGAAGTCAACGCGCGGTACATGCGTAAGGAGACGTTCGACCGCCTGGTGGCGAACGTTCGCCGCGACGGTGCGCTCACCAGCACGCCGCTGGTGTGGAACGACGAGGTGAGCGGCCGGATGGTCGTGCTGTCCGGGAACCACCGGATCATGGCCGCCCGGGAGGCGGGCCTGGAACAGGTCTCCGTCATCGTGGTCGACCAGCCGCTGACCCGCGCCCGGCAGGTCGCGCTCCAGCTGTCCCACAACGCCATTGAGGGCGAGGACGACCCGGCCACGCTCAAGCATCTGTACGACGAGCTGGACGACGTGGACTGGCGGGCCTACTCGGGCCTGGACGACAAGCAGCTCGACCTGCTCGCGCAGGTCGACCTGGAGGGCCTGTCCGAGGCGAACCTGGACTTCGCCACCGTGCAGCTGGTGTTCCTGCCGCACGAGCTGGACGCCGCCCGCGGCAGCTTCGAGGAAGCCCGCCGCATCGTCCAGGCCGACGTCCGCTGGCTCGCCGGGTATGCCGAGTACGAAACCACCCTGGACGCCCTCGCGACGGCCCACGGTGCCCACAACGTCGGCAACGTGGCCACCGCGCTCGGCCTGATCCTCCAGGTGTTCGAGCGGCACCTCGGCGAGCTGCGCGACGGAGTGTGGTTCGACCCGGAGTCCGGCGAGTCGATCGGCGCGGCCGGCCGCCTGGTGCCGGTCGAGACGATCATCGAGACGCGCTCGATGCCAGCCGACGCCGCCGCTGTGCTGACCCGCGCGGTCAACAAGCTGGTGGCCGCCGGGGAGGTGCCCGCCGACCAGCGGTGGCGCGCCCTGGAGCTTCTAGCCGCCGACTACCTGGCGGGCGCGTAA
- a CDS encoding ParB/RepB/Spo0J family partition protein, whose product MTAATKRRPKTKAPYLADIDPRDLLANPRNVRNQHGDLTELRASIAASGVIQALLVVPEDGGHLIVAGHRRAAAAAEALEAGDWPEDMPPTVPCLVRPDLAGVPASQVLSMLIENDQRADITVTERAVAYAQLELFGLDTMQIARRTGRSLKHVTDSLRLVAFGEKATAAADAGKLTLDDVAQLAEFEDDPALVNKILKDVGNSWGIKHRVEEERRKRKVKEAVAKLTADLKAAGVKIVKRPKEWPHNCAMTRVTSLTTADGQEIDPEAVKTLDGFGALVEERWESAEAIIVCIDPDAHGYVRTGYSYYTSPVQKAAEEEQRRAEEDRRKRLNEAARVRRTFLIEKYGSAKGAKTLLVDALRIAVVYPSFLVHNVDGQLLRDLCGGELTDGMTAGQDRLNRMLVARLIGAQESNVEQVAAGRWSQYKDLIVKWLTWLEEDGYELSDAEVELRTRLAVEEEERRREEEEEEAERLAYEAEEDDDQEVTETAIVDVDLPEQDVAPEPEADPDPRAEADTEGVAQA is encoded by the coding sequence GTGACAGCAGCCACCAAACGGCGCCCGAAGACCAAGGCGCCGTACCTCGCGGACATCGACCCGCGCGACCTGCTAGCGAACCCGCGTAACGTCCGCAACCAGCACGGCGACCTGACCGAGTTGCGCGCCTCGATCGCCGCCAGCGGCGTCATCCAGGCACTGCTCGTCGTTCCCGAAGACGGCGGCCACCTGATCGTCGCCGGCCACCGCCGCGCCGCCGCAGCCGCAGAGGCGCTGGAAGCCGGCGACTGGCCCGAGGACATGCCCCCCACCGTGCCGTGCCTCGTGCGGCCCGACCTGGCCGGCGTCCCCGCCAGCCAGGTGTTGTCCATGCTGATCGAGAACGACCAGCGCGCCGACATCACGGTCACCGAGCGGGCCGTCGCGTACGCGCAACTGGAACTGTTCGGCCTCGACACCATGCAGATCGCCCGGCGCACCGGACGCAGCCTCAAGCACGTCACCGACTCGCTGCGGCTCGTCGCGTTCGGTGAGAAGGCCACGGCGGCGGCCGACGCCGGCAAGCTGACTCTGGACGATGTTGCCCAACTGGCCGAGTTCGAGGACGACCCGGCCCTGGTCAACAAGATCCTCAAGGACGTCGGCAACAGCTGGGGTATCAAGCACAGGGTCGAAGAGGAACGACGCAAGCGGAAGGTCAAGGAGGCCGTCGCGAAGCTGACCGCCGACCTGAAAGCGGCGGGCGTGAAGATCGTCAAGCGGCCGAAGGAGTGGCCGCACAACTGCGCAATGACCAGGGTGACCTCGCTGACGACGGCTGACGGCCAGGAGATCGACCCCGAGGCCGTGAAGACGCTGGACGGGTTCGGCGCACTCGTGGAGGAGCGGTGGGAGTCGGCGGAGGCGATCATCGTCTGCATCGACCCCGACGCCCACGGCTACGTCCGTACCGGCTACAGCTACTACACGAGTCCGGTCCAGAAGGCCGCCGAGGAAGAGCAGCGGAGGGCCGAAGAGGACCGCCGGAAGCGGCTGAACGAGGCGGCCCGGGTGCGCCGCACGTTCCTGATCGAGAAGTACGGCAGTGCGAAGGGTGCCAAGACGCTGCTCGTCGACGCGCTGCGGATCGCCGTGGTGTACCCCAGCTTCCTGGTACACAACGTCGACGGGCAACTGCTCCGGGACTTGTGCGGCGGTGAGCTGACCGACGGCATGACCGCCGGGCAGGACCGGCTGAACCGGATGCTCGTCGCCCGGCTGATCGGCGCCCAGGAGTCCAACGTCGAGCAGGTCGCGGCCGGCCGATGGTCGCAGTACAAGGACCTAATCGTGAAGTGGCTGACCTGGCTGGAGGAGGACGGCTACGAACTGTCTGATGCCGAGGTCGAGCTGCGCACGCGGCTCGCCGTGGAGGAAGAGGAACGCCGGCGCGAGGAAGAGGAGGAGGAAGCCGAGCGCCTGGCGTACGAGGCTGAGGAGGACGACGACCAGGAGGTCACCGAGACGGCAATCGTGGACGTGGACTTGCCCGAGCAAGACGTCGCCCCTGAGCCGGAGGCCGACCCGGACCCGCGCGCCGAGGCTGACACGGAGGGGGTAGCGCAGGCGTGA
- a CDS encoding phosphoadenosine phosphosulfate reductase family protein, with the protein MAASRRLPAHPNAPELAECDVFVANHSGGKDSLAMLDVVAHDTDAAGVLNRVVVQHNDLGRVEWPGAREIAQQHAEHYGLRFEVRSRRGPDLLDDIRRRGKFPDAARRWCTSDHKRGPGRTLLTELTRELALARPARIVQCYGFRAQESPGRAAKEAFAYDQAASTQTTRHVWTWLPILGWTVDQVWNQIRASGMPHHPAYDEGMSRLSCSFCVLASRRDLLTACRLRPDLAREYAAVEAEIRHRFRQDLSMARILDEAGV; encoded by the coding sequence GTGGCCGCCTCCCGGCGTCTCCCGGCACACCCGAACGCGCCCGAACTCGCGGAATGCGACGTGTTCGTGGCCAACCACAGCGGCGGGAAGGACTCCCTGGCCATGCTGGATGTCGTCGCGCACGACACCGACGCTGCCGGCGTACTGAACCGCGTCGTGGTGCAACACAACGACCTTGGCCGAGTCGAGTGGCCCGGCGCCCGCGAGATCGCCCAGCAGCACGCCGAGCACTACGGGCTTCGGTTTGAGGTACGGAGCCGCCGCGGCCCGGACCTGCTGGACGACATCCGTCGGCGGGGAAAGTTCCCTGATGCCGCACGCCGCTGGTGCACCAGTGACCATAAGCGTGGGCCCGGCCGGACCTTGCTGACGGAGCTGACGCGCGAACTCGCCCTGGCCCGGCCCGCGCGGATCGTGCAGTGCTACGGCTTCCGGGCCCAGGAGTCGCCGGGCCGGGCGGCCAAGGAAGCGTTCGCCTACGACCAGGCAGCGTCGACGCAGACGACCCGGCACGTGTGGACGTGGCTGCCGATCCTCGGCTGGACCGTCGATCAGGTGTGGAATCAGATCCGCGCCAGCGGCATGCCGCACCACCCGGCGTACGACGAGGGCATGTCGCGGCTGTCGTGCTCGTTCTGCGTTCTCGCGTCGCGGCGGGACCTGCTGACGGCGTGCCGTCTTCGTCCTGATCTGGCGCGCGAGTATGCCGCAGTGGAAGCGGAGATCAGGCACCGTTTCCGGCAGGACCTCAGCATGGCGCGGATCCTTGATGAGGCCGGGGTATGA